A region from the Peromyscus maniculatus bairdii isolate BWxNUB_F1_BW_parent chromosome 5, HU_Pman_BW_mat_3.1, whole genome shotgun sequence genome encodes:
- the Tubb3 gene encoding tubulin beta-3 chain produces the protein MREIVHIQAGQCGNQIGAKFWEVISDEHGIDPSGNYVGDSDLQLERISVYYNEASSHKYVPRAILVDLEPGTMDSVRSGAFGHLFRPDNFIFGQSGAGNNWAKGHYTEGAELVDSVLDVVRKECENCDCLQGFQLTHSLGGGTGSGMGTLLISKVREEYPDRIMNTFSVVPSPKVSDTVVEPYNATLSIHQLVENTDETYCIDNEALYDICFRTLKLATPTYGDLNHLVSATMSGVTTSLRFPGQLNADLRKLAVNMVPFPRLHFFMPGFAPLTARGSQQYRALTVPELTQQMFDAKNMMAACDPRHGRYLTVATVFRGRMSMKEVDEQMLAIQSKNSSYFVEWIPNNVKVAVCDIPPRGLKMSSTFIGNSTAIQELFKRISEQFTAMFRRKAFLHWYTGEGMDEMEFTEAESNMNDLVSEYQQYQDATAEEEGEMYEDDDEESEAQGPK, from the exons TTCTGGGAGGTCATCAGTGATGAGCACGGCATAGACCCCAGTGGCAACTACGTGGGGGACTCAGACCTGCAGCTGGAGCGCATCAGCGTGTACTACAATGAGGCCTCCT CTCACAAGTATGTGCCCAGAGCCATTCTGGTGGACCTGGAACCTGGAACCATGGATAGCGTGCGGTCTGGGGCCTTTGGACACCTATTCAGGCCTGACAACTTTATCTTTG GTCAGAGTGGCGCCGGCAACAACTGGGCCAAAGGGCACTACACTGAGGGCGCGGAGCTGGTGGACTCCGTCCTGGATGTCGTGAGGAAGGAGTGTGAGAATTGCGACTGCCTGCAGGGCTTCCAGCTGACGCACTCACTGGGTGGGGGTACGGGCTCAGGCATGGGGACCCTGCTCATCAGCAAGGTGCGCGAGGAGTACCCTGACCGCATCATGAACACCTTCAGCGTGGTGCCCTCACCCAAAGTGTCGGACACTGTGGTGGAGCCCTACAATGCCACCCTGTCCATCCACCAGCTAGTGGAGAACACAGATGAGACCTACTGTATCGACAACGAAGCCCTCTATGACATCTGCTTCCGTACCCTCAAGTTGGCCACACCCACCTATGGGGACCTCAACCACCTTGTTTCTGCTACCATGAGTGGAGTCACTACCTCCCTTCGATTCCCTGGTCAACTCAATGCTGACCTCCGCAAGCTAGCTGTCAACATGGTGCCCTTCCCCCGCTTGCACTTCTTCATGCCTGGCTTTGCCCCACTGACAGCCCGGGGCAGCCAGCAATACCGGGCCCTGACGGTACCTGAGCTCACCCAGCAGATGTTCGATGCCAAGAATATGATGGCCGCCTGCGACCCACGCCACGGCCGTTACCTGACAGTGGCCACTGTCTTCCGTGGGCGCATGTCCATGAAGGAGGTGGATGAGCAGATGCTGGCCATCCAGAGTAAGAACAGTAGCTACTTCGTGGAGTGGATCCCCAACAACGTCAAGGTAGCCGTGTGCGATATCCCACCCCGCGGGCTCAAGATGTCATCCACCTTCATCGGCAACAGCACCGCCATCCAGGAGCTGTTCAAGCGCATCTCGGAGCAGTTCACAGCCATGTTCCGGCGCAAGGCCTTCCTGCACTGGTACACGGGCGAGGGCATGGATGAGATGGAGTTCACCGAGGCCGAGAGCAACATGAACGACCTGGTATCTGAGTACCAGCAGTACCAGGATGCCAcagctgaggaggagggggagatgtatgaagatgatgatgaggaaTCTGAAGCCCAGGGGCCCAAGTAA